A single region of the Xiphophorus maculatus strain JP 163 A chromosome 3, X_maculatus-5.0-male, whole genome shotgun sequence genome encodes:
- the lmtk3 gene encoding serine/threonine-protein kinase LMTK3 isoform X2: protein MRPHCWVMVALAGIMSYLSPERALGAPQREVSQTRAESLSPPPYVIILISCSGLVSFVLLLLTCLCCKRGGVGFNEFDNADGEECSGGSSPIQEDSLSSCPSLPEVYTLPVRDRPKCAALQDGADPKSQCFKRHALNYLQEIGNGWFGKVILAEVLCDCGSSQAVVKELRVSASPLEQRKFLAESEPYRSLKHPNILQCLGQCSESIPFLLVMEFCQLGDLKRYLRAQRKSDGMTPDLPTRDLLTLQRMAFEITSGLLHLHENNYIHSDLALRNCLLTSDLTVRIGDYGLSHNHYKEDYYLTPDKLWIPLRWIAPELLEEYRGSLIVTDQTKTSNVWSLGVVIWELFEFGAQPHRHLSDEEVLTFVIRERQITLAQPRLKLSHADYWYEIMQSCWLPPSQRPSVAEIFLLLSSLLAAERGLSKRSMGEEEEEDEEFEEGRRRRGESDESFERRWDLLRPPAFQSAANERHRDREYSRDSRDNSYPLLDPVGNCITPSSSELDDILTVTETSKGLNFEYFWEKAHARRGYKPLPPPQPIPTVNNNHRQSLDTPTVVPVISARSPSLASEYYIRLEEHTPQDKSPTLKGKSHSSLQSDSVCPGDVELVEIRSGMLGKERVPYRSADNSGKTLQTIRSSEVKIQVPNTGVAEFRDTSSRVTDFSVVDLGDDDDVEKKKIRETDKKSPTVLQAPVLPPKPRSMSMSSSNHLHSRPLPAPPLGYRGLPHYTIGGKIETDPLHMSSCPSSTFDHLGLHRSRQTLPPSPSLSPSIPPSSHPIYPQMCPPPLPPHSKPQRSIPSYNTADRYSRYTKIQMQRSNRDPLSCEMSDRELDRRHAPSSHTSKEESHPRMKDFDYPIRRENPLRPIYRNPPRPQHANSQLERQSSSSPTYSDEDDSPFASPERHSSRTTVAHSSLSEDADPATSELFSRGMKRTQSRLDTILPTIWREDAELQAERVSAAKKSPMHLFLTEISSVTESSETKSKTLWDGEKEEKNDGERWGNFLLHNKGMRRSQSLITEIDSARQSSGQEKEFQKTGVEEDKASLQGDLFLTEVDTDRMDTDKDEESDPVKYLYPAGSSLHPYVCSPDLSSNKDTEDSSTKGIRRSRSLLSEREKQESEIHFAEKTEMTREEFLKEIQSAETFLTEIISRQSATTNKDESDPSISPTPLSPEYESICIDPNSAQTITFQSESSIRASNKGKEEIHTEAIYAQVTKRAKKSEIKVTIRPEIPILHIGSNKQPLKPCNQGNNADHCQTGEFVLSEIMPKNGLLHSETDECQKEEEDSSDGPALPARGELIDPPELSPSESTESNTVILQENKSLILNQTKTTVVVVENGEMMKEHLQVCSCQIEDQTEGKCGGNAAALERNGENFFQHKYNDLEKSVIQNETNCEVTPNTPDQDLSSDIITPTDSVLSPMTSSSVDGLTPSDSWTGAGSGSGLRVLGNETPHRDSAYFSDNDLEGDVMNRKSSDGPGSRQSGGRGGERGALTGIEEKTEEEGEAGEKSPLRSTSHASRTKTESGKEKTVENCENDSYYLHCEKDILNKGLEAVHRDDSGIFHNHNESKKSTLLHDDHQVKDCVDLIDELFTKLDEEPLKNLSHSGGYVIDSHYTDGIISKIADYKCTESEKSNLNLHSKSPSGTKSLINSINSVSGIAEPDMTERDLAAQRSLKSGNATVESESRLSKMSEFQNDNLHREDKVSLTNLCTEQGVEEMVCLDHNELGDLHCSDHRVDGEVRTELDIHQASAESCEGQDVMAEDWWSAVEEDDEGPPSGVVTGEIDCHRLMESGEQNNQWASPEKKQQEVELRSEFFAGFSNRNGGIQETYWESKENDERAGREPHPSSTESRNETGTNETQELSCNIAACENVRDSERPVTQQSAADIQQEENIENLAQIDDFKSNTMNKICDTEVENMETPEEERFVEKQIQDRGCLTDMEENQNFNRLTQNQLYREGQASTEHVDSENHFSHSFQNDISSISISITEPPQGNSSDLENDESSFKQEAEHSPWLATQSSEESLQKVNEDYRDAALQSGVEELNQSYQEVDNFSSVDFPSPPPSIDLDVQDDKLESLDDSFPSPPPSVIEAEEFIAAINPEDFGAGPETESYISPANSTAVSAPPLQELPPATTQNKGISANLHSPSVHITLTDDNNFTSDIEDVCHSFTQKTSPAGPSTQRDLLKNIPALLISEWKDLDEEPLEDFEKLEQLCCISGDEEELFLGNLELLESLKKTADQKGSDTEEGDDFSTPEADRGDLKAEYVSDNCNKLIESEQSILSQSVEKIDEQRSPGQTPDVKDQGSLSKMTTRNGLMMQVCEERLQFSLNENVKTNMLWGSAVKETVTLRPWGEQVKESCSRSVEDQRKDESQEEQEASLKQVPPIESDKTEPEPLTVIEQPEITASQPAANQAMKAKLARLSLALPPLALNLPLTPSGKGGFGDSSIGNRIGRRRGLSSGIDPDEEEEDEQEDESSRRVIVVTETDVDKRIGLRSLLKSPKEPLDRERDRGRNVSFFDDVTIYLFDQETPTNELSSSAPTSPGSVSVKSSKLDFHGPNKSKESKRKEDLPIKPRSSVTSSRFTVSPADDPHLV, encoded by the exons ATGCGGCCACACTGCTGGGTGATGGTAGCGCTGGCGGGGATCATGTCGTACCTCAGCCCGGAGAGAGCCCTCGGAGCGCCGCAGAGGGAAG TTTCTCAGACCAGGGCCGAGTCTCTCTCTCCTCCACCTTACGTCATCATCCTCATCTCCTGCTCGGGGCTCGTCTCTTTCGTTCTGCTCCTCCTCACCTGTCTGTGCTGCAAGAGAGGAGGTGTGGGGTTCAAT GAGTTTGACAACGCAGACGGAGAGGAATGCTCCGGCGGCTCCAGTCCCATCCAGGAGGACAGCCTGTCGTCCTGCCCCTCCCTCCCTGAGGTTTATACCCTGCCGGTCAGAGACCGCCCCAAGTGCGCCGCCCTGCAGGACGGAGCAG atCCCAAATCTCAGTGCTTTAAAAGGCACGCTTTAAATTACCTTCAGGAAATAGGAAACGGTTGGTTTGGGAAG GTGATCCTGGCTGAAGTGCTGTGCGACTGCGGCTCGTCTCAGGCTGTGGTGAAGGAGCTGCGTGTGAGCGCCAGCCCCCTGGAGCAGAGGAAGTTCCTGGCTGAATCGGAGCCGTACAG GAGCCTGAAGCATCCCAACATCCTCCAGTGTCTGGGGCAGTGCAGCGAGAGCATCCCCTTCCTCCTGGTTATGGAGTTTTGTCAGCTG GGAGACCTGAAGCGCTACCTGCGGGCCCAGAGGAAGTCAGATGGGATGACTCCAGACCTGCCAACCAGGGACCTGCTGACTCTCCAGAGGATGGCCTTCGAGATCACCTCGGGTCTGCTGCATCTCCACGAAAACAACTACATTCACAG CGACTTGGCTTTAAGAAACTGccttctgacctctgacctcactGTCAGAATAGGCGACTACGGCCTCTCACACAACCATTACAAG GAGGACTATTACCTGACTCCAGACAAGCTGTGGATCCCTCTGCGGTGGATTGCTCCTGAGCTGCTGGAGGAGTACAGAGGATCCCTGATTGTTACGGATCAAACCAAAACCAGCAACGTGTG gtCTTTAGGGGTGGTGATCTGGGAGCTTTTCGAGTTTGGTGCTCAGCCCCACAGACACCTGAGCGATGAAGAGGTGCTGACCTTCGTCATCAGGGAGCGACAGATCACTCTGGCCCAGCCTAGACTTAAACTCTCACATGCGGATTACTG gtATGAGATCATGCAGTCCTGCTGGCTCCCTCCGTCCCAGCGGCCTTCTGTAGCCGaaatcttcctcctcctctcatcTCTCCTGGCCGCAGAGCGAGGATTGTCAAAGAGGAGCATGggggaagaggaagaagaagatgaggagTTTGAGGAGGGCAgaagaaggagaggagagagcgACGAGTCATTTGAAAGACGTTGGGATCTACTTCGTCCACCCGCCTTTCAGAGTGCAGCGAACGAGCggcacagagacagagagtacAGCAGGGACAGCAGAGACAACTCCTACCCTTTGCTGGACCCTGTGGGGAACTGCATTACCCCATCCTCCTCTGAACTGGACGACATCCTCACAGTTACAGAAACCAGCAAAGGCTTGAACTTTGAGTATTTCTGGGAGAAGGCTCATGCCAGACGAGGTTACAAACCTCTCCCTCCCCCTCAGCCGATCCCAACTGTGAACAATAACCACAGACAGTCTTTAGACACGCCCACTGTGGTGCCGGTGATCAGTGCCCGCAGCCCCTCGCTCGCCAGTGAGTACTACATCCGCCTAGAGGAGCACACTCCCCAGGACAAGTCTCCAACTCTTAAAGGCAAATCTCATTCCTCCTTACAATCTGATTCGGTTTGTCCTGGAGATGTGGAGCTTGTGGAAATCCGTAGTGGAATGCTGGGAAAAGAGCGAGTCCCCTATCGCTCTGCAGACAACAGTGGGAAGACGCTGCAAACTATCCGATCTAGCGAGGTGAAAATCCAGGTGCCCAACACAGGAGTGGCCGAGTTCAGAGACACTTCAAGCAGAGTGACAGACTTCTCAGTGGTGGATCtgggtgatgatgatgatgtggagaagaaaaagatcagggaaacagataaaaaatcTCCCACAGTGCTCCAGGCTCCAGTCCTCCCTCCCAAACCCCGCTCAATGTCCATGTCCTCTTCCAATCACCTTCACTCCCGCCCTCTCCCCGCGCCTCCACTTGGATACAGAGGACTACCTCACTACACCATCGGTGGAAAGATTGAGACAGACCCCCTCCACATGAGCTCCTGCCCGTCCTCCACCTTTGATCACCTCGGCCTCCATCGGTCCCGACAAACTCTGCCCCCATCCCCGTCTCTCTCCCCCTCCATCCCACCATCCAGCCATCCCATTTACCCTCAGATGTGTCCTCCACCTCTACCCCCACACTCCAAACCTCAACGCAGCATCCCAAGCTACAACACAGCTGACAGATACTCAAGATACACAAAGATACAGATGCAGAGATCCAACAGAGACCCGCTATCCTGTGAAATGTCCGATAGAGAGCTGGACAGGAGGCATGCACCATCAAGCCACACCTCCAAGGAAGAATCTCATCCCCGTATGAAAGACTTTGACTACCCCATTCGTAGGGAAAATCCTCTGCGGCCCATTTATCGAAACCCACCCCGTCCTCAGCATGCAAATTCCCAGCTTGAGAGGCAGTCCTCGTCTAGTCCTACCTACTCAGATGAGGATGACTCTCCTTTTGCCTCCCCTGAGAGACACAGCAGTCGGACCACAGTTGCTCACTCCAGCCTGTCAGAAGATGCAGACCCAGCCACCTCTGAGCTCTTCTCCAGGGGAATGAAGAGGACCCAGTCACGGCTAGACACTATTCTGCCAACCATTTGGAGGGAAGACGCTGAACTTCAGGCAGAACGAGTTTCAGCAGCCAAAAAGTCTCCAATGCACCTGTTTCTAACCGAGATATCGAGCGTGACAGAGTCGAGTGAGACTAAGTCCAAGACCTTGTGGGATggggagaaagaggaaaagaatgACGGAGAGCGATGGGGGAACTTTCTGCTGCACAACAAGGGAATGCGCCGTTCCCAATCACTGATCACTGAGATAGACTCAGCAAGGCAGTCATCGGGACAGGAGAAGGAATTCCAAAAGACAGGAGTTGAGGAGGACAAGGCATCACTCCAAGGGGATCTGTTCCTCACAGAGGTTGACACAGACAGAATGGACACGGACAAGGATGAGGAAAGCGATCCAGTTAAATACCTGTATCCTGCAGGATCCAGTTTGCACCCCTATGTCTGCTCTCCCGACCTTTCAtctaacaaagacacagaagaCAGCAGCACAAAAGGTATACGGAGATCCCGATCTCTTCTGTCCGAGAGGGAGAAACAAGAAtctgaaatacattttgctgagaaaacagaaatgactaGAGAGGAGTTCCTGAAAGAGATCCaatcagcagaaacatttttgactgAAATCATATCCAGACAAAGCGCTACCACAAATAAAGATGAATCAGATCCATCCATCTCCCCTACTCCATTGTCACCTGAATATGAATCCATATGCATTGACCCAAACTCTGCTCAGACCATCACATTCCAGTCAGAAAGCTCCATACGAGCATCCAACAAGGGGAAAGAAGAGATACACACTGAGGCCATCTATGCACAAGTGACCAAGCGTGCAAAGAAGAGCGAGATTAAGGTCACCATAAGACCCGAGATCCCAATTCTCCACATAGGATCAAACAAACAACCGCTTAAACCGTGCAACCAAGGAAACAATGCTGATCACTGCCAGACTGGAGAGTTTGTGCTCTCAGAAATAATGCCCAAAAATGGTTTATTGCACAGTGAAACTGATGAATGtcagaaggaggaggaagacagtTCAGATGGACCTGCCTTACCTGCCAGAGGGGAACTAATAGACCCTCCAGAGTTATCCCCTTCTGAATCCACTGAGTCCAACACTGTGATACTACAGGAGAACAAGTCTCTcattttaaatcagacaaagactactgttgttgttgtagagaatggtgaaatgatgaaagAGCACCTACAGGTCTGCAGTTGTCAGATAGAAGATCAAACGGAGGGGAAATGTGGTGGGAACGCAGCTGCTCTGGAGAGAAATGGGGAAAATTTCTTTCAGCACAAGTACAATGATCTGGAAAAGTCTGTCATTCAAAACGAAACTAACTGTGAAGTAACTCCGAACACTCCAGATCAAGACCTGTCCTCTGACATCATCACTCCCACTGACTCTGTCCTGTCACCCATGACCTCCAGCTCGGTGGACGGCCTCACACCCAGTGATTCCTGGACCGGAGCAGGAAGCGGCAGTGGGTTGCGGGTCCTGGGAAATGAAACCCCACACAGAGACTCTGCCTATTTCTCCGACAATGACTTAGAGGGTGATGTGATGAACAGGAAGAGCAGCGATGGACCAGGGTCCAGACAAAGTGGAGGCCGAGGGGGCGAGCGGGGAGCACTCACAGGGATAGAGGAGAAGACTGAAGAGGAGGGGGAAGCAGGAGAAAAAAGCCCCTTACGAAGTACTTCACATGCATCCCGTACCAAAACagaaagtggaaaagaaaagactgTTGAGAATTGTGAAAATGACTCTTACTACTTACATTGTGAAAAAGATATACTAAACAAAGGGCTAGAGGCTGTGCACAGAGACGATTCAGGCATTTTTCACAATCACAACGAGAGCAAAAAATCCACATTGCTGCATGATGATCATCAAGTCAAGGACTGTGTTGACTTAATTGATGAGCTGTTTACAAAGTTAGACGAAGAACCTCTAAAGAACCTTTCACACAGTGGTGGGTATGTGATAGACAGCCACTACACAGATGGCATAATTTCCAAGATAGCGGATTATAAATGCACAGAGTCTGAAAAGAGCAACTTGAATCTGCACTCTAAGAGTCCCAGTGGGACAAAGAGCTTGATCAACTCCATCAACTCCGTGTCTGGCATTGCTGAACCAGATATGACAGAGAGAGATCTCGCTGCTCAAAGGTCTTTGAAATCTGGGAATGCAACAGTGGAATCTGAGTCCAGATTGTCCAAAATGAGTGAATTTCAAAACGATAACTTGCACAGAGAGGATAAAGTTAGTCTGACTAATCTGTGTACTGAGCAAGGTGTTGAAGAAATGGTTTGTTTGGACCACAATGAGCTGGGAGACCTTCACTGCTCAGACCACAGAGTAGATGGGGAGGTCAGAACGGAGTTGGACATACATCAAGCCTCTGCAGAGTCTTGTGAGGGCCAAGATGTGATGGCTGAGGACTGGTGGAGTGCAGTGGAAGAGGATGATGAAGGACCACCCTCTGGAGTTGTTACTGGGGAAATTGACTGCCACCGTTTGATGGAATCAGGAGAACAAAATAATCAGTGGGCTTCTCCAgagaaaaagcaacaagaaGTAGAGCTAAGATCAGAATTTTTTGCGGGGTTTAGCAATAGGAACGGGGGGATTCAGGAGACATATTGGGAATCTAAAGAAAACGATGAACGTGCAGGAAGGGAGCCTCACCCTTCTTCAACAGAGTCCAGAAATGAAACTGGGACCAATGAAACACAAGAACTGAGCTGCAATATCGCTGCATGTGAAAACGTAAGAGACTCTGAAAGACCAGTTACCCAGCAGTCTGCAGCAGATATCCAACAAGAGGAAAATATTGAGAATCTGGCTCAAATTGATGATTTTAAGAGCAACacaatgaataaaatctgtGATACTGAAGTAGAGAATATGGAAACTCCAGAAGAAGAGAGGTTTGTAGAGAAGCAGATTCAGGACAGAGGGTGTTTGACAGACATGGAGGAGAATCAAAACTTCAACAGATTGACACAGAATCAACTCTACAGAGAGGGACAAGCATCAACTGAACATGTTGATTCTGAGAACCACTTCAGCCATTCTTTCCAGAATGACATCTCAAGTATATCCATCAGCATCACTGAACCTCCTCAAGGTAACTCCTCCGACCTAGAAAACGACGAATCAAGCTTCAAACAAGAAGCCGAGCATAGCCCATGGCTTGCTACACAGTCTTCAGAGGAAAGTCTCCAAAAAGTTAATGAGGATTACAGAGACGCTGCCCTTCAGTCCGGAGTGGAGGAGCTTAATCAGTCATATCAAGAGGTAGACAATTTCAGCTCTGTTGATTTCCCTAGTCCGCCGCCAAGCATAGACCTCGATGTGCAAGATGATAAACTGGAGAGTTTAGATGACTCTTTTCCTAGTCCGCCACCGTCTGTTATAGAAGCAGAGGAATTTATTGCTGCCATAAATCCAGAAGACTTCGGTGCTGGTCCAGAGACAGAGTCGTATATTTCCCCAGCGAACAGCACAGCTGTCTCAGCGCCACCTCTGCAAGAGCTACCACCAGCTACAACTCAGAATAAAGGCATCTCCGCCAACCTGCACTCCCCGTCTGTACACATAACACTGACCGATGACAACAACTTTACTTCAGATATTGAAGATGTTTGTCATAGCTTCACCCAGAAAACCTCACCTGCAGGTCCTTCTACACAGCGAGATCTCTTGAAAAACATCCCAGCATTGCTAATATCCGAGTGGAAAGACCTGGACGAGGAGCCGCTGGAGGATTTTGAAAAACTCGAACAACTCTGTTGCATCTCTGGGGATGAGGAGGAACTTTTCTTGGGGAATCTGGAGCTTCTGGAGTCTTTAAAGAAAACAGCTGATCAGAAGGGCAGTGATACAGAAGAAGGTGATGACTTCTCAACTCCCGAGGCTGACAGAGGAGATTTAAAGGCAGAATATGTCTCTGATAACTGCAATAAGTTGATTGAATCAGAGCAATCAATCCTGTCACAATCAGTGGAGAAGATTGATGAGCAGAGATCACCAGGTCAAACACCCGATGTCAAGGATCAGGGATCTTTATCCAAGATGACAACCAGAAATGGCCTCATGATGCAG GTGTGTGAGGAGAGACTACAGTTCTCCCtcaatgaaaatgtgaaaacaaacatgctttGGGGGTCGGCTGTGAAAGAGACCGTGACACTTCGGCCGTGGGGGGAACAAGTCAAGGAAAGCTGCAGCAGGTCAGTGGAAGACCAAAGAAAGGATGAGAG ccaagaggagcaggaggcttCCCTTAAACAAGTTCCTCCCATTGAGTCTGATAAAACTGAACCTGAGCCGCTCACTGTGATTGAACAACCTGAGATCACTGCATCTCAACCTGCTGCAAACCAGGCAATGAAAG CCAAACTCGCTCGCCTGTCTCTCGCCCTCCCTCCTCTCGCTCTGAATCTCCCTCTCACCCCGAGCGGGAAAGGCGGATTCGGGGACAGTTCGATCGGAAATCGCATCGGAAGACGAAGGGGCCTGTCGTCAGGAATCGACCccgacgaggaggaggaggatgagcagGAGGACGAGAGCTCCCGCAGGGTGATTGTTGTCACGGAGACGGACGTGGACAAACGGATCGGGCTGAGGAGTCTGTTAAAATCACCCAAGGAGCCTTTGGACAGAGAGCGGGACAGAGGGAGGAATGTGTCCTTCTTCGATGACGTAACAATCTATCTGTTTGATCAg GAAACTCCAACCAACGAGTTGAGCAGCTCAGCTCCTACAAGTCCAGGTTCAGTCTCTGTGAAAAGCAGCAAGCTGGACTTTCATG ggccaaacaaaagcaaagaatcGAAAAGAAAAGAGGATCTACCGATCAAACCGCGGTCGTCAGTGACGTCATCGCGCTTCACCGTCAGCCCCGCCGACGACCCCCATCTGGTGTGA